CCTGGGATCTGCCCCGCGGCTGAATCTCCGCATCGTCCGCGGCATCCACCCGTCCGGGATGTGCCTCCGCTGAGGCATCATGTCGTCGGTGATCACCATTCATCTGAAGTACGAGATCGACCCCGACCGCATCGAGGACTTCGAGGAGTACGGCCGTCGATGGGTCGTACTCGTCAACCGGTTCGGCGGCACCCACCACGGCTACTTCCTGCCCAGCGAGGGTGACAGCGACATCGCGTACGCGCTCTTCTCGTTCCCCGGCTTCGCCGAGTACGAGCGCTACCGGACCGACAGCACCACCGACCCCGAGTGCCAGGCCGCATTCGAGCTGGCACGCCGCACGCGATGCATCCGACGGTACGAACGCCGCTTCCTGCGCCCCCTCGACGTGACGGAGAAGTGAGTGCCATGACGGCGCGCGTGACAGCTGTGAGCAGCAACGGGACGTACGCGTTCAGCAAGCCGAACCGGGCGGGCATCACTCTGCTCGCCGGTCTCGGCGTCGAGGACGACGTCCATGCCGGGGAGACCATCAGGCACCAGTTCCGCATGACGTACGAACCGGAGCTGCTCAATCTGCGCCAGGTGCACCTCATGCACGAGGAACTCTTCGACGAACTCGCCGGAAAAGGGTACGCCGTTGCCCCGGGTGAGCTCGGCGAGAACATCTCCACCCGGGGGATCGACCTGCTCGGCCTGCCCACAGGCGCGCTGTTGAACCTGGGCGGGGAAGCGATCGTGGAAGTCACGGGGCTGCGCAACCCGTGCGCGAAAATCAACACGCTTCGGCCGGGCCTGCTGAACGAGATGTTCGAGATCGATCGTGCGACCGGGGACTTCACCTTCAAGGCCGGGATCATGGGCGTGGTCCGGCAGGGAGGCCGGGTACGACCCGGCGACCCGGTCGGCGTCGATCTGCCCGCAGGCCCGCTCCGGCCGCTGGAGCGCGTCTAGGGTCGGCGGACCGGCCCTGCGAACGGCGCTACTTGCCCAGCTTCTCGGCCACGGCCGCCCGCCGGGCGAACATCTCGTCCTTGGACGCCGCCATCTCCCGCAGGGCCGCCCTGCGCTCCCGCTGGGCCAGCCGGTCCAGATACAGCTGACCGCGAAGGTGGTCGGTCTCGTGCTGAAGGCATCGCGCGAAATAGCCCCGGCCCTCGATCACCAGCGGTGCGCCGTCCTTGTCCCGGCCTCGTACGACGGCACGGTCGAGGCGGGGCACCATCCGGTAGGGACCCGGAACGGACAGACACCCTTCGGACTCCTCGACCAGACGGCGCTCTCCGGCCGGAACCTCGACCAGGACCGGATTGGCGATGTGCCCGACATGACGTACTCCCCACTCGTCCGTGATGTCCCACACGAACAACTGCAGATCCACGTCGACCTGGTTGGCCGCAAGTCCCGCGCCTTCCGCCACCTGGTTCGTGGCGAACATGTCGTCGATCAGTTGCGACAGTTCCGGCGTGCCGAACCGGGTGACCTCCGGACACCGACGCCGCAGGATCTCCTCCCCGACCACGGTGATGCGTCGCACCGAACCGCGTCGGACCTCCGGAGCGAGCCGCGGATAGGACTCCACCGGTTCTCCCAGGACACGCACCCGGCGGTCCTGGGCAGTGTTGTCGAGCCGAACCGTCATGGAACATCAACGCCTTTCGCACCCGCTCGGACGGCGGCCGGAGCAGTAGGCCGCGGCCATTCCGCTGGGCAGCTTGACCGATTGCTTTGCAAAGTAGCACTCTTTGCAAAATGAGCGACGAGAACCGCCAAGTTCCCTGCGTGGACCCACTGCTGCATCGCGCCCGCCGACAACTGCCCGATCACCCGCTGCGTGTTGCCCTCCTGGACCTGCTCGCCGAGGTCGGCACGGTTACGTCCACGGAGGCCGCCGTCCGCCTCGGCCACAGTTCCGGACTGTGTTCGTTCCATCTGCGCCAGCTCGCCCGGCACGGCCTCATCGAGGAAGCGCCGCACAACGGTGGCCGCGCGCGGCCGTGGCGGCTTCGCTGGGAGCAGTCCGGGAGGAGTGGCGGACCGTACACGGAAGAGCCGGAAGAAGGTGCCGCGTCGGCACGCGAACTGGAGGACGCGAGCCATCAGCACTGGCTGGATCACCGGGAGCAGGCACCGGAGGAGTGGCAGCACGACGAGTCCTTCAGCGCCGTGGTCCACCTCACCCCGGCGGAGATGGCCGAACTCGGTGCCGCGATACGCCGCCTGCTGGCCGGCTACCGCGACCGGGACCAGGGGCTCGCCGGCCTCCGGCCCGACGGCACGGAGGCCGTGGCCGTGGTCACCCGGCTGTTCCCGCTTCTCGGCCGGTGAGCCGCCCGCCCGAGCGCGCGCAGCCCGACGACCGGGGCGATCGGCGGAGGAGGGCCCGGTCTACGCCTGCTCCCCAGGGGCGCCTGCCGCCGTGTCGATGACCGCGTCCAGGACCTCGCGGGAGCGGACCAGATCGTTGATCATGCAGTCGATGCGGTCCCGTTCGGTGGTGAGCTCGGTGACCAGCAGCGGGGTGGCGTGCAGAGACGGACCGCCGTCCTCGTCGCGCATGCAGGGCAGAATCCGTGCGATCTTCGAGCTGTGGAGACCGGCCGCGTAGAGCTCCTGGATGCGGATGACCCGGTCGACGGCTCTCGCGGGGTAGTCACGGTGACCGCCCGGGGTCCGGTCGGCCGCCAGCAGCCCTTGTTCTTCGTAGTAACGCAGTGAACGCTCACCGACACCTGTGCGAGCCGCCAGTTCACCGATCCGCATGTCCACCCCCACGACTTGAATCTCACATCAATGTCAGGTTCTACGGTACCGGCATGACGCACACGCAGCAGGCACCCGCCACATCCCGTCTCTTCGAATCCGCCCGGCTCGGTGGCCTCGGACTCGCCAACCGCCTGGTCATGGCTCCACTGACACGTAACCGCGCAGGGACCGACGGCGTCCCTGGCGAGCTGATGGCCACTCACTACGCACAACGCGCCTCGGCCGGCCTGATCATCGCCGAGGCCGCGACTCCGAACGCCGTCGGGCAGACCTACCCCCGCATCCCGGGCATCCACAGTCCCGCGCAGATCGCCGGATGGCGCCGGGTGACCGAAGCGGTACGTGCGGCCTCCGGCCGGAGCCCGATGTTCCTCCAGTTGCAGCACGGCGGCAGGGTGGGCCACCCCGATACCAGCGGCCACGTCCCGCTTGCACCGTCAGCCGTGCGCTGTCCGGAGACGCTGACGACACCGAGCGGGCTCCAGGAAGCTGTCGCGCCTCGTGAGATGTCGTCGCGGGACATCAGGTCCACCATCGCCGATTTTGCCGCGGCCGCCCGCAACGCCGTCGAAGCGGGTTTCGCCGGTGTGGAGGTGCATTCCGCCAACGGCCATCTGCTGCACCAGTTCCTGGCCGGGAACACCAACCGCCGGACGGACGAGTGGGGCGGCCCGGCAGCGAACCGGACCCGCTTCACCGTCGAGGTGGTGCGGGCCGTCGCGGAGGCGATCGGCCCGGAACGGGTCGGCGTACGCATCTCGCCCGGAGCAGGTGTCAACAGCGTGGAAGAGGGCGATACCGAGGCCATCTACGCGGCG
This genomic interval from Streptomyces sp. NBC_00464 contains the following:
- a CDS encoding ArsR/SmtB family transcription factor, with protein sequence MSDENRQVPCVDPLLHRARRQLPDHPLRVALLDLLAEVGTVTSTEAAVRLGHSSGLCSFHLRQLARHGLIEEAPHNGGRARPWRLRWEQSGRSGGPYTEEPEEGAASARELEDASHQHWLDHREQAPEEWQHDESFSAVVHLTPAEMAELGAAIRRLLAGYRDRDQGLAGLRPDGTEAVAVVTRLFPLLGR
- a CDS encoding MerR family transcriptional regulator — protein: MRIGELAARTGVGERSLRYYEEQGLLAADRTPGGHRDYPARAVDRVIRIQELYAAGLHSSKIARILPCMRDEDGGPSLHATPLLVTELTTERDRIDCMINDLVRSREVLDAVIDTAAGAPGEQA
- a CDS encoding MOSC domain-containing protein; the protein is MTARVTAVSSNGTYAFSKPNRAGITLLAGLGVEDDVHAGETIRHQFRMTYEPELLNLRQVHLMHEELFDELAGKGYAVAPGELGENISTRGIDLLGLPTGALLNLGGEAIVEVTGLRNPCAKINTLRPGLLNEMFEIDRATGDFTFKAGIMGVVRQGGRVRPGDPVGVDLPAGPLRPLERV
- a CDS encoding alkene reductase, whose product is MTHTQQAPATSRLFESARLGGLGLANRLVMAPLTRNRAGTDGVPGELMATHYAQRASAGLIIAEAATPNAVGQTYPRIPGIHSPAQIAGWRRVTEAVRAASGRSPMFLQLQHGGRVGHPDTSGHVPLAPSAVRCPETLTTPSGLQEAVAPREMSSRDIRSTIADFAAAARNAVEAGFAGVEVHSANGHLLHQFLAGNTNRRTDEWGGPAANRTRFTVEVVRAVAEAIGPERVGVRISPGAGVNSVEEGDTEAIYAALLPALARIAPVYLHLVRADPDLPLFSEIRKAWPGTLIANPALSREEAAADGGMRRGERLLAEGADLIALGRGFLANPDLVERLRTGAPLNEIRPEFLMHVHGEEGYNDYPPLGRAGRVSGLRPSEDGGVSVPRTSAAGAGR
- the def gene encoding peptide deformylase → MTVRLDNTAQDRRVRVLGEPVESYPRLAPEVRRGSVRRITVVGEEILRRRCPEVTRFGTPELSQLIDDMFATNQVAEGAGLAANQVDVDLQLFVWDITDEWGVRHVGHIANPVLVEVPAGERRLVEESEGCLSVPGPYRMVPRLDRAVVRGRDKDGAPLVIEGRGYFARCLQHETDHLRGQLYLDRLAQRERRAALREMAASKDEMFARRAAVAEKLGK
- a CDS encoding NIPSNAP family protein encodes the protein MITIHLKYEIDPDRIEDFEEYGRRWVVLVNRFGGTHHGYFLPSEGDSDIAYALFSFPGFAEYERYRTDSTTDPECQAAFELARRTRCIRRYERRFLRPLDVTEK